A single window of Flagellimonas maritima DNA harbors:
- a CDS encoding nuclear transport factor 2 family protein: protein MNRIFFFTLVLFASICIQGQVNTDVYLFDLKLEGGNIMLSNPKNISNNEGYDNQPSFLNDRTVLFSSTRNNQTDILRFNIEAGSTTSWITNTPKGSEYSPLKIPNKNAVSAIRLDLDGLQRLYQYDIDKGNSKQLLEDLKVGYHVWYNDHILVSSVLVKDRMDLVVSNLRDSTNYTFQKNVGRSLWKIPDSDLISYISKEQDVWQIKSLDPISGATKKIADTYKNAEDMCWLNNSIILTGSQKSIMKFDTTLDIEWNPVITFKQDEINNISRIAVNPSGNRLAFVAEESPTVIVQKQVEAFNKRDLKAFVSCYRNNVLVQRFPNDTMYVGRVDMTANYRRFYENTKEAKVEVTNRIRLRNKVIDEETSTVNGRKGHQVALYEIKNGLIASMTFIFPEWVTEDAESIVNEQLKAYNNKDLDAFMGAFSEDVELFTFPNKLDIKGQAQLRKSYSSLFEKTPDLHCDIKNRIVIGNKVIDEEYITANGSKFSAVAIYEVKNGKISKVTFLQ from the coding sequence ATGAATCGGATATTTTTTTTTACATTAGTTCTTTTTGCTTCGATCTGTATACAGGGCCAGGTAAACACCGATGTTTATCTTTTTGACCTTAAACTTGAGGGAGGCAACATAATGCTCTCCAATCCAAAGAATATTTCGAACAATGAAGGATATGACAATCAACCTTCATTTTTGAATGACAGGACCGTTTTATTTTCTTCGACCAGAAATAATCAGACAGACATTTTAAGATTCAATATTGAGGCAGGAAGCACAACTTCATGGATAACCAATACGCCAAAGGGCAGTGAATACTCTCCCCTGAAAATTCCCAATAAAAATGCTGTTTCTGCAATTCGGTTGGATTTGGATGGACTGCAACGGTTATATCAATACGATATCGATAAAGGAAATTCAAAACAGCTTCTGGAGGACTTGAAAGTTGGCTATCATGTATGGTACAACGACCATATTTTGGTTTCATCGGTTTTGGTGAAAGACCGTATGGATTTGGTAGTTAGCAATTTAAGGGACAGTACAAACTACACATTTCAAAAAAATGTAGGACGAAGTCTATGGAAAATTCCCGACTCCGATTTAATCAGCTATATCAGTAAAGAGCAAGATGTTTGGCAGATAAAATCCTTGGACCCAATTTCCGGAGCTACAAAAAAAATCGCGGACACTTATAAAAATGCAGAAGATATGTGTTGGTTGAACAATAGCATAATCTTAACCGGTTCGCAGAAATCAATCATGAAATTTGATACCACATTGGATATTGAATGGAACCCCGTAATCACTTTTAAGCAGGATGAAATCAATAATATCTCACGTATTGCGGTGAACCCGAGTGGAAATCGTCTGGCTTTTGTAGCTGAAGAATCCCCAACGGTTATTGTTCAAAAACAAGTAGAAGCATTCAACAAAAGGGATTTAAAAGCTTTCGTTTCATGTTACAGAAACAATGTTTTAGTACAGCGCTTTCCGAATGATACCATGTATGTAGGCAGAGTGGACATGACGGCAAATTATCGCCGTTTTTATGAAAATACAAAAGAAGCCAAGGTAGAAGTCACCAACAGAATACGCCTACGGAACAAGGTTATTGATGAAGAAACCAGTACGGTCAACGGTAGAAAAGGACATCAAGTTGCTTTGTATGAAATTAAAAATGGTTTGATTGCATCAATGACCTTCATTTTTCCGGAATGGGTGACAGAAGATGCAGAATCCATAGTCAATGAACAGTTAAAGGCATATAACAATAAGGACTTAGACGCTTTTATGGGTGCTTTTAGCGAAGATGTGGAACTTTTTACTTTTCCCAATAAACTGGATATAAAAGGTCAGGCACAGCTGCGCAAATCATATAGTTCGCTTTTTGAAAAGACCCCAGATTTACATTGCGATATAAAAAATAGAATCGTCATTGGCAATAAAGTAATAGACGAAGAATATATCACTGCAAACGGTTCAAAATTTAGTGCAGTGGCCATTTATGAAGTCAAGAACGGTAAAATTTCCAAAGTCACTTTTTTACAATAA
- a CDS encoding MFS transporter yields MQKSSWYYLILLILAGEAVFILPFVLPRIFRPTVLDVFQLDNVQIGFCFSVYGIVALLSYLVGGPLADKFAPRKLIAVALWMTALGGLLFATYPSYKILRLLYGYWGFTTIFLFWAPMIKATRVWGGETSQGKAFGFLDGGRGLTGALFGLLGVLVFSLFLDGDVSDANLVERKEAFTYVIYIASIIISIIGVFVWFFMKSGVHEEKILLQKITVKQIGSVLKIPSVWLLMVIILCAYVGYKITDIISQYANEVMLYNEVKSAQVGTFLQFLRPTTGILVGLVVDRFRITFWLFLSLSLTAIGGVFFATGIIAPSTTALFFMSVVIIAVGVYAARALYFGVMQEGRIPLVLTGTAVGLISLVGYTPDIFAGPAYGYFLDKYPGAQGHQYVFWMLSGFSLIGTITAFVYYRLYRK; encoded by the coding sequence ATGCAAAAATCATCCTGGTACTATCTTATCCTATTAATTTTGGCCGGAGAGGCCGTTTTTATCCTTCCCTTTGTGTTGCCCCGTATTTTTAGACCTACGGTATTGGATGTCTTTCAATTGGATAATGTTCAAATAGGGTTTTGTTTTTCCGTTTACGGAATCGTGGCATTGCTCTCCTATTTGGTAGGTGGACCCTTGGCCGATAAATTTGCGCCAAGAAAACTGATTGCCGTTGCACTTTGGATGACAGCCCTTGGAGGCCTATTGTTTGCTACGTATCCCAGCTATAAAATTTTAAGGCTATTATATGGCTATTGGGGATTTACCACCATATTTCTTTTTTGGGCTCCCATGATCAAAGCGACCAGGGTTTGGGGCGGTGAAACTTCCCAAGGTAAAGCTTTTGGCTTCTTGGACGGGGGTAGGGGACTTACGGGTGCGCTTTTCGGCTTATTGGGTGTTTTGGTTTTTTCGTTGTTTTTGGACGGCGATGTAAGCGATGCCAACTTAGTTGAAAGAAAAGAAGCTTTCACCTATGTAATTTATATTGCTTCGATCATTATATCCATTATTGGGGTTTTCGTCTGGTTTTTCATGAAATCGGGCGTACACGAAGAAAAGATACTGTTACAGAAAATCACGGTAAAGCAGATAGGCAGTGTTTTAAAGATTCCTTCGGTTTGGTTGTTGATGGTAATTATTCTCTGTGCCTATGTGGGCTATAAAATAACCGATATTATTTCCCAGTATGCCAATGAGGTGATGCTGTACAACGAAGTCAAATCTGCCCAAGTGGGCACATTTTTACAATTTCTGAGGCCAACGACGGGAATTTTGGTGGGTCTGGTAGTCGATAGATTCAGAATTACATTTTGGTTGTTTTTAAGTTTATCATTAACCGCGATTGGAGGTGTATTTTTTGCTACGGGCATCATTGCCCCTTCAACTACGGCCCTATTTTTTATGTCCGTGGTAATTATTGCCGTTGGGGTTTACGCGGCAAGGGCCTTATATTTTGGAGTGATGCAGGAAGGAAGGATTCCATTGGTTTTAACAGGAACCGCCGTTGGGCTGATTTCTTTGGTGGGCTACACCCCCGATATTTTTGCTGGACCGGCCTACGGTTATTTTTTGGATAAATATCCAGGTGCTCAAGGGCACCAATATGTATTTTGGATGCTTAGTGGTTTTTCTTTAATTGGCACTATTACGGCATTTGTGTATTATCGACTATATCGAAAGTAA
- a CDS encoding M20/M25/M40 family metallo-hydrolase: protein MKLSTLTLVFLSTLILLITSTGFSQQLNQELLNSTAQKYALGSFENLKELLSIPNDAFYPEEIEKNVQWCENAFSSRGFSTTRISTETVPLLLAERKQNKAEKTVLIYLQIDGQPVDSKRWFQESPYKPALKKMGNDGEWEEISWDNINNYEDDWRVFARAASDAKGPVAMFLAALDATKDLNIDPNYNIKVIMDFEEELGSPHLPKAVTDNSELLKADMLIIFDGPRHITNKPTLTFGARGISTIQLTTYGPVVPQHSGHFGNYAPNPALRLSKLLASMKDDEGRVTIPGFYDGINIDGATEKILKAVPDNESQIKERLQIAETDKVGSYYQEAIQYPSLNIRGMQSGWINEKVRTIVPGWARAEIDVRLVLESDPERLIGLIKDHVANQGYFVLDREPTKEERLEHAKIATMTHEISYQSFRTAFDSEVGLWLTSALKNAFGEDPIRIRMSGGSIPISPFVNTLNIPAVTVPTVNRDNNQHSPNENLRLGNYREGIKTMIAILSEKL, encoded by the coding sequence ATGAAGCTTTCTACATTGACCTTAGTATTCTTGTCCACCTTGATACTTTTAATCACCTCAACCGGTTTTTCGCAGCAACTAAACCAAGAGTTGTTAAATAGTACAGCCCAAAAATATGCGCTTGGTTCTTTTGAAAATTTGAAAGAGCTTTTAAGCATCCCAAACGATGCTTTCTATCCAGAGGAAATCGAAAAAAATGTGCAATGGTGCGAAAATGCCTTTAGTTCCAGAGGTTTCAGCACCACACGTATTTCTACGGAAACGGTTCCTTTACTATTGGCGGAAAGAAAGCAAAATAAGGCAGAGAAAACGGTATTGATTTATCTACAAATAGATGGGCAACCAGTCGATTCCAAAAGATGGTTTCAGGAAAGTCCATATAAACCCGCGCTAAAAAAAATGGGCAATGACGGGGAATGGGAAGAAATCTCTTGGGATAACATCAATAATTACGAAGATGACTGGCGTGTTTTCGCAAGGGCCGCAAGTGATGCCAAAGGACCGGTCGCCATGTTTCTTGCTGCCTTGGATGCCACAAAGGATTTAAACATCGATCCAAATTATAACATTAAGGTCATTATGGATTTTGAAGAGGAACTGGGTTCTCCACATCTTCCAAAAGCAGTGACTGATAACAGTGAACTTTTAAAGGCCGATATGCTCATCATTTTTGATGGCCCCCGACATATTACCAACAAACCTACGCTTACCTTTGGTGCTAGGGGTATTTCTACCATACAATTGACCACCTATGGCCCCGTTGTACCTCAACATAGTGGGCACTTCGGGAATTATGCGCCCAATCCTGCCTTGCGACTTTCCAAACTGTTGGCTTCAATGAAAGACGATGAAGGAAGGGTCACCATTCCTGGTTTTTATGATGGCATCAACATTGATGGGGCCACCGAGAAAATCTTAAAGGCCGTTCCCGATAACGAATCACAGATAAAAGAACGTCTTCAGATTGCCGAAACCGACAAAGTGGGCAGCTATTACCAAGAGGCGATTCAATACCCCTCATTGAACATAAGGGGAATGCAGTCAGGGTGGATCAATGAAAAAGTACGGACCATTGTTCCTGGGTGGGCAAGAGCGGAAATCGATGTACGCTTGGTTTTGGAATCCGATCCTGAGCGTTTGATCGGTTTAATAAAAGACCATGTTGCCAATCAAGGCTATTTTGTGTTGGACAGGGAACCAACCAAAGAAGAGCGTTTAGAACATGCTAAAATCGCAACGATGACCCATGAAATTTCGTATCAATCCTTTAGAACAGCCTTTGATTCTGAAGTCGGGCTGTGGTTGACAAGTGCCCTTAAAAATGCTTTTGGTGAAGATCCTATACGCATTCGTATGAGTGGGGGTTCCATTCCAATTTCACCATTTGTAAACACGCTGAACATTCCTGCAGTGACCGTACCTACCGTAAACCGTGACAACAATCAACATAGTCCCAATGAAAATCTAAGGCTGGGCAATTATAGGGAAGGCATCAAAACCATGATTGCAATTTTAAGTGAAAAGTTATGA
- a CDS encoding bifunctional alpha,alpha-trehalose-phosphate synthase (UDP-forming)/trehalose-phosphatase has protein sequence MGKTIIISNRLPVQLQISNGTIDAIPSVGGLATGMKSVHSGGESLWVGWSGLTDEETPAALENEIDVALKKHGCAKIKLTEKEIEGFYFGFSNRTVWPLFHYFSEYTEFELEFWNTYKAVNQKFADAIIEKSHDNDTIWVHDYQLMLVPQMVREKRPNTSIGFFLHIPFPSYEIFRTLPWREEVLEGLLGSDLIGFHTYDYERHFLSSVRRLLGLDVSFNDVYLENRVIKVDSFPMGIDYKKFASAAKKHDSNGKDSDLQIKLNSHKQSAPGTKLILSIDRLDYSKGIAKRINAFEYFLNKYPEYKEKVRLIILAVPSRSNVPQYQLLKREIDELVGRINGELSTVNWTPIWYFYRSLPFENLIDLYTSSDIAWLTPLRDGMNLVAKEYIATRTDKTGVLILSEMAGSANEMNEALLINPNNFEEQADTLKTAITMPEEEQISRNTFLQKRLERYNVEVWANEFMGALNRKSEENEPFISQKITDTILEEIQEKYAKAKKRLLFLDYDGTLVGFHKDPQKASPDDELYSLLDKLHSQENTTLFLISGRDKQTFTKWFLDKKYNMIVEHGVWISTNGEEFKLLEKVKGEWMEKIRPVLESFVDRTPGSFIEEKNYSLAWHYRNTDPDFGAKRATELNTVLTSLIGNDDISVLNGNKVMEVKSSNVNKGRASVRMLGEDDYDFVFAIGDDWTDEFMFQELPKSSITVKVGLKKTQAKYHVVNTKKVRDLLKLFA, from the coding sequence ATGGGCAAAACTATCATAATCTCAAATCGACTACCAGTTCAATTACAAATTAGCAATGGAACTATCGATGCGATACCAAGTGTTGGGGGCTTGGCAACTGGTATGAAGTCCGTCCATAGTGGTGGCGAAAGTCTATGGGTCGGGTGGTCTGGGCTTACTGATGAAGAAACACCCGCAGCCCTAGAGAATGAAATAGATGTTGCCCTGAAAAAGCATGGGTGTGCCAAAATAAAACTCACAGAAAAAGAGATTGAAGGATTTTATTTTGGATTTAGCAATCGTACGGTTTGGCCTTTGTTTCATTATTTTTCCGAGTATACGGAGTTTGAGCTTGAATTTTGGAATACCTATAAAGCCGTAAACCAAAAATTTGCCGATGCAATCATAGAAAAATCACATGACAACGATACTATCTGGGTACATGACTATCAATTAATGTTGGTACCACAGATGGTCAGGGAAAAACGCCCGAATACTTCAATAGGTTTCTTCTTGCATATTCCTTTCCCTTCCTATGAAATTTTTAGAACACTTCCTTGGCGTGAAGAAGTTTTGGAAGGTTTATTGGGTTCGGACTTAATAGGCTTTCATACCTATGATTATGAAAGACATTTTTTAAGTTCTGTAAGGAGGCTTCTCGGCCTGGATGTCAGTTTTAACGATGTTTATTTGGAAAATAGGGTTATAAAAGTAGATTCTTTCCCTATGGGAATCGATTATAAAAAATTTGCAAGTGCTGCCAAAAAACATGATTCCAATGGCAAGGATTCCGATTTACAAATAAAATTAAACAGTCACAAACAGTCAGCTCCCGGCACCAAACTTATTCTATCCATAGACCGTTTGGATTATAGTAAAGGTATTGCGAAGCGTATAAATGCATTTGAATATTTCCTGAACAAATACCCGGAATACAAAGAAAAAGTACGTCTTATTATTTTGGCCGTGCCCTCAAGATCCAATGTGCCACAGTACCAATTGCTCAAAAGGGAAATCGATGAACTCGTAGGTAGAATCAATGGCGAGCTATCCACCGTCAATTGGACACCAATTTGGTATTTCTATCGCTCTTTGCCCTTTGAAAATCTTATAGACCTATATACCTCCAGTGACATTGCATGGCTCACACCGCTCAGGGACGGAATGAATTTGGTTGCAAAGGAATATATCGCCACCCGTACCGATAAAACAGGAGTTCTGATATTGAGTGAAATGGCAGGATCTGCCAATGAAATGAACGAGGCACTGCTTATCAACCCCAATAATTTTGAAGAACAGGCAGATACGCTCAAAACTGCGATTACAATGCCTGAAGAGGAACAAATATCCCGTAATACATTTTTGCAGAAACGGTTGGAACGCTATAATGTTGAGGTTTGGGCCAATGAGTTTATGGGAGCCCTCAATAGAAAGAGCGAAGAAAACGAACCTTTTATTTCTCAAAAAATAACTGATACTATTCTTGAAGAAATCCAAGAAAAATACGCAAAAGCGAAAAAAAGACTTTTGTTCTTGGATTATGATGGTACACTTGTAGGATTTCATAAAGACCCACAAAAGGCATCACCGGATGATGAATTGTATTCACTTTTAGATAAACTTCACTCACAGGAAAACACGACACTGTTCCTGATCAGCGGTAGGGACAAACAAACGTTCACGAAGTGGTTTTTGGACAAAAAATATAATATGATCGTAGAGCATGGGGTCTGGATTTCAACCAACGGTGAAGAATTTAAATTATTGGAAAAAGTAAAAGGAGAATGGATGGAAAAAATAAGACCTGTGCTGGAATCCTTTGTTGATAGAACCCCTGGCTCCTTTATAGAAGAAAAGAATTATTCGTTGGCGTGGCATTATAGAAACACAGATCCTGATTTTGGGGCAAAAAGAGCCACAGAACTCAATACCGTGCTGACCAGTCTTATAGGAAATGATGATATTAGCGTATTGAACGGAAACAAGGTCATGGAAGTAAAGAGCAGTAACGTAAATAAAGGAAGGGCATCCGTACGCATGCTGGGCGAAGACGACTATGATTTTGTTTTTGCCATTGGCGATGATTGGACCGATGAATTCATGTTCCAGGAACTTCCAAAATCTTCTATAACGGTAAAAGTTGGGCTTAAAAAAACCCAGGCTAAATATCATGTGGTAAATACCAAAAAGGTTAGGGATTTATTAAAGTTATTTGCTTAA
- a CDS encoding arginase family protein — protein MKIYFPQWQGSGEGESIEAGAKTILDYLNDAGFVQIPLSRLSAGKNGIQKFTINNYDAIVEQLTRLKQFISKENPTRIQTIGGDCGLEIIPVSYLNQKYPDLGIIWFDAHADINRPCDSGSCNFHGMPLRTLLGEGEPNMNPLLFSTIQDKQIHYVGLRDIDHKEKIRLKKGDIYHPKKLDVQDLVRTLQSKNIKNLYLHFDFDCLEPSDYDKTYYQVPDGVKIKDAENYILTLKENFNVVGTSVLESIATKIEELKPIDAILKFLMA, from the coding sequence ATGAAAATTTATTTTCCGCAATGGCAAGGCTCAGGCGAAGGAGAAAGTATTGAAGCTGGTGCCAAAACTATATTGGATTACCTGAACGACGCGGGTTTTGTCCAAATACCACTTTCCAGATTGAGTGCAGGTAAAAATGGGATACAGAAATTCACCATCAACAATTATGATGCTATTGTAGAGCAATTGACCAGACTCAAACAATTTATTTCCAAGGAAAATCCAACTAGAATTCAGACCATTGGAGGCGATTGCGGTCTGGAAATAATTCCTGTATCCTATCTCAATCAAAAATATCCGGATTTAGGGATTATTTGGTTTGATGCACATGCCGATATCAATAGGCCGTGTGATTCTGGCAGTTGTAATTTTCATGGCATGCCCCTGCGAACGCTTTTGGGCGAAGGTGAACCCAACATGAATCCTTTACTTTTCAGTACCATTCAAGATAAGCAAATCCATTATGTCGGTTTAAGGGATATTGATCACAAAGAAAAAATTCGATTGAAAAAGGGTGACATCTACCACCCAAAAAAATTGGATGTTCAGGATTTAGTACGGACACTGCAATCCAAAAATATCAAAAACCTATACCTCCATTTTGATTTTGATTGTCTGGAACCTTCAGATTACGATAAAACTTATTACCAAGTCCCTGATGGGGTGAAAATAAAAGATGCTGAGAATTATATTTTAACATTGAAAGAAAATTTTAATGTTGTTGGTACCAGTGTTTTGGAATCCATTGCCACTAAAATAGAAGAACTCAAGCCAATTGACGCTATTCTAAAATTTTTGATGGCTTAA
- a CDS encoding M1 family metallopeptidase gives MIKITQNCLLILLVLSFVSVAHSQNFTKSDTLRGSITPERVWWDLNYYDLNIKVQPDKEFIAGYNIIGYKVLEESDVIQIDLQEPMKIEAISQDKEDLNYTSYGNAHFIQLKKEQVPGEFNELYVQYSGYPKKAVRAPWDGGFSWKKDSNGKPFVATSCQGLGASVWWPNKDHMYDEVDSMRIVIDVPKDLVAVANGRLREEYAHDSGGYKLYEWFVSNPINNYGVNVNIGDYVHFGEKYEGEKGILDLDYYVLPDNLEKAKEQFKQTPMMMEAFEHWFGPYPFYEDSFKLVEVPYLGMEHQSSVTYGNKYKNGYLGRDLSGTGWGLKFDFIIIHEAGHEWFANNITYKDIADMWIHEGFTAYSENLYLDYHYGTKAASEYVIGTRANINNDKPIIGTYNVNSRGSGDMYYKGANMLHTLRQLIEDDELWRQTLRGLNEEFYHQTVTTEQIENYISNKTEKDLSAFFNQYLRTTMIPKLEYKLEGNAITYRYVDIVEDFDMPIRVFIGKAEKWLFPSKDWKTDKLKNSDLTFDENFYIEYQKV, from the coding sequence ATGATTAAAATAACGCAGAACTGTTTACTGATATTATTAGTGCTAAGCTTTGTATCAGTTGCCCATAGCCAAAACTTTACCAAAAGTGATACGCTCAGAGGAAGTATAACCCCTGAAAGGGTCTGGTGGGATTTAAACTATTATGACCTAAACATTAAAGTACAACCTGATAAGGAATTTATTGCAGGTTACAACATCATTGGATATAAGGTTTTGGAAGAATCCGATGTCATTCAAATAGACCTTCAGGAACCTATGAAGATAGAAGCCATATCACAAGACAAAGAGGATTTGAACTATACCTCTTATGGAAACGCCCATTTCATCCAGCTAAAGAAAGAACAAGTGCCTGGTGAATTCAATGAGTTGTACGTCCAATATTCAGGCTATCCTAAAAAAGCGGTACGTGCGCCTTGGGACGGAGGATTTTCTTGGAAAAAAGACAGCAATGGAAAACCATTTGTAGCTACATCCTGCCAAGGACTGGGCGCAAGTGTGTGGTGGCCCAACAAAGATCACATGTACGACGAGGTGGATAGTATGCGAATTGTCATTGATGTTCCAAAGGACTTGGTCGCTGTTGCGAATGGGAGGTTAAGAGAGGAATATGCTCATGATTCAGGAGGGTACAAACTGTATGAGTGGTTCGTATCCAATCCAATCAATAATTATGGCGTTAATGTGAACATAGGCGACTATGTCCACTTTGGAGAGAAATATGAGGGCGAAAAGGGTATTCTGGATCTAGACTATTATGTATTGCCAGATAATCTGGAAAAAGCTAAGGAACAGTTTAAACAGACCCCTATGATGATGGAGGCCTTTGAGCATTGGTTTGGCCCCTACCCTTTCTATGAGGACAGTTTTAAACTGGTCGAGGTTCCTTATTTGGGTATGGAACACCAAAGTTCCGTCACTTATGGCAATAAATATAAAAATGGATATTTGGGTCGGGATTTATCAGGTACGGGGTGGGGCTTGAAATTCGATTTCATTATTATTCATGAAGCCGGTCATGAATGGTTTGCCAATAACATTACCTATAAGGATATTGCGGATATGTGGATTCACGAAGGATTCACGGCCTATTCCGAAAACCTGTATCTGGATTATCATTATGGAACAAAGGCCGCTTCAGAATATGTTATCGGTACCCGGGCCAACATCAATAATGATAAACCTATCATTGGCACATACAATGTAAACTCAAGAGGCTCGGGAGATATGTACTACAAAGGTGCCAATATGCTCCACACACTCCGTCAATTGATTGAGGACGATGAATTATGGCGACAAACACTACGAGGATTGAATGAGGAGTTCTACCACCAAACCGTAACTACGGAGCAGATTGAAAATTATATCAGTAATAAAACCGAAAAAGACCTTTCGGCGTTTTTCAATCAATATTTGCGTACCACCATGATACCAAAATTAGAATATAAACTCGAAGGTAATGCAATAACATATCGCTATGTGGATATTGTAGAGGACTTTGATATGCCCATACGTGTCTTTATCGGGAAGGCTGAAAAATGGCTATTTCCTTCAAAAGATTGGAAAACAGATAAGCTGAAGAACAGCGACCTTACTTTTGATGAGAATTTTTACATCGAGTATCAAAAGGTTTGA
- a CDS encoding M28 family metallopeptidase has protein sequence MKHTLPILLFIFAFPLFAQTDARIYDIINKVSAERIKNDVTTLVNFGTRHTLSDTISETRGIGAARRWIKSEFERTSTDCNACLEVFYQKDMVKKGDGQRITKDVWVVNVVAIQRGTKYPNRFIIMSGDIDSRVSDPVDYTSKSPGANDNASGMAGTIEAARVLSKYKFESSIIYVGLSGEEQGLYGGKGLAAYAKEKGWDIVGILNNDMIGNITGVDGVVSNRDFRIFSEPVPPTETEEQRRARRFYGGEVDGISRQLARYVHKTTKTYMPEMNPMMIYRLDRFGRGGHHRPFNDAGFAGIRIMEAHENYTQQHQDIRLEDGIAYGDVLEHVNFEYAKKLTAVNAINLASIAWAPPAPTTVEIGGIVEPSAKLKWNKVEGAVGYKIYWRDTTSPTWDNYRYVTDTTEHTLNGIVIDNYFFGVAAVGKDGHESPVTFPNAVFR, from the coding sequence ATGAAACACACACTTCCGATCCTACTATTTATTTTTGCTTTCCCACTATTTGCCCAAACAGATGCAAGAATCTACGACATCATAAATAAAGTTTCCGCAGAACGAATAAAAAATGATGTAACTACCCTTGTAAATTTTGGAACAAGGCATACCCTGAGCGATACAATTTCCGAAACTCGAGGTATAGGAGCAGCCAGAAGGTGGATAAAATCCGAATTCGAAAGAACTTCGACCGATTGTAATGCTTGCCTCGAGGTTTTTTATCAAAAGGACATGGTCAAAAAAGGAGATGGTCAACGAATCACAAAAGATGTTTGGGTGGTAAACGTAGTCGCCATTCAACGTGGCACCAAGTACCCCAATCGTTTTATCATTATGAGCGGTGATATCGATTCCAGGGTAAGCGACCCCGTGGATTATACGTCTAAATCGCCAGGGGCTAACGATAATGCAAGCGGTATGGCAGGAACTATTGAAGCTGCCCGTGTACTATCAAAATACAAATTTGAAAGCAGTATCATTTATGTGGGATTGTCAGGGGAAGAACAAGGTTTGTACGGAGGCAAAGGATTGGCCGCGTACGCAAAAGAGAAAGGGTGGGACATTGTTGGAATCCTGAACAACGACATGATCGGTAACATTACGGGAGTAGACGGAGTGGTAAGCAACCGCGATTTTAGAATTTTTTCAGAACCTGTACCCCCTACGGAAACTGAAGAGCAAAGAAGGGCAAGACGTTTTTATGGAGGAGAAGTAGATGGTATCTCTCGTCAATTGGCGAGATATGTGCACAAGACCACAAAAACCTATATGCCAGAAATGAATCCAATGATGATTTACCGCTTGGATAGATTTGGAAGGGGCGGACACCACAGACCTTTTAATGATGCTGGTTTTGCGGGAATACGAATTATGGAGGCCCATGAAAACTATACGCAACAACACCAAGATATCCGATTGGAGGATGGTATTGCCTACGGAGATGTATTGGAACATGTAAATTTTGAATATGCCAAAAAACTTACGGCTGTCAACGCCATCAATTTAGCATCCATAGCATGGGCGCCACCAGCACCCACTACAGTCGAAATTGGTGGTATTGTAGAACCATCGGCAAAGTTAAAATGGAACAAGGTTGAAGGTGCGGTAGGGTATAAAATCTACTGGAGGGATACCACCTCCCCTACCTGGGACAACTACAGATATGTGACTGACACTACGGAACATACTTTGAATGGCATTGTTATTGACAACTACTTTTTTGGGGTTGCCGCTGTTGGAAAAGATGGTCATGAAAGCCCTGTGACTTTTCCCAATGCGGTTTTTAGATAG
- a CDS encoding YdeI/OmpD-associated family protein — translation MSNTTLEEHYFENDNEWRDWLHKNYTNTKGIYLIFYKIEHPKPSMRWEEAVRVALCYGWIDSTVKSLGDGKRRQYFCPRKPKSVWSSVNKNHIKELQKAGLMHENGLKSIEIAKKNGSWTALDDVENGVVPDDLQKAFDTNKTAWENYQAFTRGQRKSFLYWLNNAKREETRQKRIAEIISLCEKGLKLSSRG, via the coding sequence ATGTCAAACACTACTCTAGAAGAACATTATTTTGAAAATGATAACGAATGGCGGGATTGGTTGCATAAAAATTATACCAATACCAAAGGGATTTACCTGATTTTTTATAAAATAGAACACCCAAAGCCGAGTATGCGGTGGGAAGAAGCAGTACGCGTTGCACTGTGTTACGGTTGGATAGACAGCACGGTCAAGAGTCTGGGTGACGGCAAACGACGCCAATATTTTTGTCCCAGAAAGCCTAAAAGTGTTTGGAGCAGCGTAAACAAAAATCACATAAAAGAATTGCAAAAAGCTGGACTAATGCATGAAAATGGTTTAAAATCCATTGAAATTGCGAAGAAGAACGGTTCGTGGACCGCTTTGGACGATGTGGAGAACGGTGTTGTACCGGATGACCTTCAAAAGGCCTTCGATACCAATAAAACTGCTTGGGAAAATTATCAAGCTTTTACAAGAGGCCAACGGAAGAGTTTTCTATACTGGTTAAATAATGCAAAACGCGAAGAAACCCGTCAAAAAAGAATTGCCGAAATTATATCCCTCTGTGAAAAAGGATTAAAGTTAAGTTCTAGAGGATAA